The window CAATTCTATCTAACAATTCTTGAATCTCTCCATGTGAACACAGGAGACCAAATTGCACTTAGATAAGAGGGATGAGTTTAAGGCATCTATTGTGCAATATAATGACTACAGTCAATAATAACATACAACAGAATGAGTACAGTTGATAATGTTATATACACATGAAAATGACTCAGAGAGTAGACTTTAAGGGTTCTCACCACAAATAAGAATATGAAGTAATGTATATGTTAAATAGCTTGACTCAGACATTTTTCAATGtatacatgtttcaaaatatgttgtatgccataaatatgtacaatattattattattattattgttatcatcatcatcatcaacagggattaaaccaagggttGCTTAAACATTGAGTcccatccctagcccattttattttttatgttgagacagaatTATGTCATGAAGCCCACCATGGAAGTGAGGGAAACTGGGAAGATATTTAGTTGGATAGATTGCTACCTCCTCCCTAAAACTGGAGTTCTGtcacaataaaaagtaagaagCGGAGCTAGGATCAGCAATGAGCACTGCCTACTTTTATTAGCACTGGGCCTGAAAGGGGGATAACCATCACCAAACGTCTCCCCATAAACCATATTACATGGTCTCTGTATTAGCTGCtttctgttgctctaacaaaatacccaagaatgggtactttataaagagatgaggtttatttaactcaagAGTCCAACATTTGGCAGCCCCTGAGACTGACCTTTGGTGAGAGTGATCACAACATGGtgaatggcatcatggtgggaggaccTGCAAGGGGTAGAGACTGAATGGCCAGAAACTGGGGAGGATAagtcttgttctttttataacaCCCCCCTCTCACAGGAACTAACGGGGGGCCCATGAGAAGTCCATTACTCCCTTCCAAGGGCCTCATCCCCAGTGGCCGaattacctcccactaggccccaatTCTTGCAAGTTCTACCCCCTCAACACTGCCACACCAAGGACCTAGCGTCCAGcctatgaacctttgggggacaaacTACATCCCATGCTCACAAGCTCCAACAAAGCCACCCGTGTAAGAGCAGGATGTCCCAGTCTACAAGTGTGTATGTGAGGGCAGAAGAGGGTtgagggcagagggcactggAAGCAGCCAGAGCCCCCATTCCGGAACCCCTCTGATGTCACACTTGTAGTCATGGTACTCTGGGTGCCAACCCAGGAGAAGGAGCGGTTGGCTCTCATTTGTTTGAGAGCAGGCAGCGAAGCATGACTGTATCAGACGACTTATtgtccccaccccaacccccagccAGATCCTGGCTTTTCTCGAGCCTTTGGGCTTGTGTGACTGGAGCagccctggtgtctctgagcaCCATATTCTTCACTTTCACGTGAGTCTCTGAGCCAGCTGTTGGGTTTCTCACCAAGAGACAGATGAGAAATAGACAGTGagagtgcagaggcagggaggaggagggaggccaggaggggaaggaggatattTAGTGAGAAGCACAGCGATGTGGGGAGCCTGAGGCTTTGGGAGGACTGTGGGAGGCTGGTAATGCTGGTGACACTTGGTGGAGGGAATGGGGTCTGTCTCCTTAAGCCTCATGGAGGCTCCGGGTTGCCCCCGACTAGAACTGAGTCTGGCCCTGGTTTCAGATGCCGAGCACTGGTGCAAAATGGAGAGTGGGTCTTTCCAGTGGCCTCAGGCCTTCTCTGCCTACTCAGTTTATATAGCCTCATTTCCATGAACATTTCAGATCCAGGCATCTTACACAGAGGTAAGGCCTCAGACccctgggagagggaggtggcacCCCAAGGGCTGGTGCCGACAGGGGCCATTTCTAAAGGGCTGACCCCCCTACCTGTGGCCTCAGGATCCCTTCTTACCCTGTTATCATTACTTGGGCCCTGGCACTTcatttcccaagccactgaagtGTGAAAAAACAGAATCCTGGAGGTTTTCCAGTTGCTTCAGAAGGGAGGACCCGGCAAGAGAGGCAGCAGGCTCTTCCAACCACGCagttctcccttcctccttcccatttcacACCCGACTCCAAGCACTGATCACTATTCCAAAGTGGGGAGCTCCACGTAGAGCTCTTGTGGCTGGAAAGCCCTTCTCTCTGTCCGCCCATCTGAGTGGTCAGCTTGCTCAACAGGGACCGGgattcccctgccctcctcctccccaccttcttGTTGCCCAGTGATGCTATGGGGCTGCCCCGAGCATCAGAGTGATACCAGGGCCTCCTCCACTGCCCAAACCTCTTCCCTTGCAGGCGCCTTCGAGCAGGACCCTGAGGCACCGTACATGGCACGAGTGAATGGCAGGTTATATGACATGCCGTGGTGTCCCACCTGTAATTTTCACCGCCTGCCTCGAACCTTCCACTGCGAAAGTTGTGAcatctgtgtggaagtgagtgtTCCTCCTCCCTGTCCATTCACCAACCCGTCCCCGGGCACCTGGCCAGGACCAGGAACCTCATGACATGGGTGGGCCAGGGGTGGGTATGAGACCATCTTCCCAAACTGCTTCTAGTGGCATATAGACGCCGACACCTCAGTGTCTACACCTGTCCAGGGAGGCTGGCCTTGCTTGCACAGGTGCTGACATGCAAAGGGCATCCCCTCTGTGCTGAGCCTGGTGGAGTCAGGGGGAGGAAAAGCAGTGACTGTCCCCTCTCCTGGCTTGCTGAtactagatccccagccctttaggcTGACTGCTGCCCTGTCCTGGGAATCTTTGCCTGTCTTGGTCTGGGTGTCCCAGTTGGAGGGTTTCCTGGGTTCTGAGTGCATTTCTCTGATGTGCCCACACCCTGCTCGGGTTCACAAGTGCAGACAGCTGGTAGGGCAAGGGTGTTTCTTTTCATCCTTATCCATCCTGCTCCAAGTAACACCAGGCAGGTTTTGTCTCTAAAGACCTCACGCAGGACAGGTGACCTGATGAGCCATGGGGTCCTAACTGTGCTCTAACCATGGAAATGCCAGGTTCTCCCTGAGATGGGAACCCGTATGTAGGGCCAAGAGCAGGTGGCCTAGAGGGCTACGTTGGGAATAGGGGGTGATGGGCCTCAGGATTAGGGGGCGATGGAGGCCAGTCGGAACGGGACCCTGAGTCCTCATTCCTCTCTCCTAGGAGTTCGACCACCATTGCAGTTGGGTGAATAACTGTGTGGGGCACCGAAACATCCGGCTCTACCTGCTACTCCTCGTGTCCCTGTGCCTCTATCTGGGTAGTGTGCTGGCCACCTGCGTGCTTTTCATCTCACGCAGGAGGCACATGGCGTTTCTGGACCAAACCATGACCATGACGTATCCACACAGTCCCAAGGGCCCACACTGGGAAGAGCtggtgtggtggggagggaggggcaaacATCCCAGGAAGGGCGTGGTGACGGGGGAGGGGCTGACGTGGGCGGGGCTAGAGGGAGAAGTCACTTGAGAGGACCTGTGAAGGACATGTGGAAAGCCAGTGGGGTCAGGGAGATAGGCGGGGTAGGATGCCTGTGGAGTTAAGAATCTAGGGGGGCACAGAGTAGGGTACTGAAAGTTGGAAAGGGAAAGGTGGGAGGACAGTGTGGTGGAGTGAGGTTTCCCTTGGGTGTACTGGACTAACTGTCCAGTCCAGGGAGGGAGAGCTGGTGGGTTGTGctagctggggcaggagggagggagggaggagtcgCGTTGAAAGGCGGGGCCAGGGAGGAGCTCTTCCATGGCTTCCCTTCTTAGCCTGTGCACAGCATCCTAGTGGCTCTACCCGCTGGggccctcctgctccctctcatcctgcaattGTTAATCAAGGCAGTGGCGGTGGGCACTGCCAGGCGACCCTATGAGGATCAGGTAAGTGGTCTGAGTGCGTGTGCCCCTGGCTGTGTGGAGGCATCTTGCACCTCTGGAATTAGGCACTTTGTGCGCATTCTCCACTGCCCTTGGCCCTGATGGTGCCTCATGAGTTCTTCCATACCCACCCCTAAAGATGCAGCTCAGATATCTCTATATGCTGGATCTTGGTGGCCATTCTCCCTCCTGGGTGCATTGCATTGaaagcctactgtgtgctgggtgtggtagGTGGCAGTTATTTAAGGGATGGGTATAGAGGTAAGTACATCATGCACTTGTGTTGATAAGCAACCTGCCATCAGAATAACACCAGAGACACCGGGAACACTCTGTGCGAGGGGTCAGTCCTGAGCCGTGTAGCAGACTGGAAGAAACTGGGAGTTTACTCTACGCTGCAGAGTAGAACATGCCACTCTCTGTGTCCTACGTGTGCTTTTGGAGAGGCAGACAGGAGGGCATTGACTGTGAGAGGTACAATTTTGCAGAAAGGCTCAGAAATCCAAAAACAGGGTGTTAACAGAATGATGAAGAAACGGAGCTAGTTCAAGCACAAGGTGGCATGGGCAATGAGGTTGACTCCATGGGAGTCAAGATTAGAAAGGCCCAGAAAGCCAAGCATGGAATTTCGTTTTGAAGAAGTGGAAACCTGGGAGCCAtggtaaaattttgtaaaaatgtcattttttgacGGGTAATTACAAAcagtaaaattcaccctttttagCCTATAGTTAGGGATTTTGACAAATGACATCATGTACTCTCCACCAAGATCAAGGTTAGCCAGTTTCATTACCTCAGAAAATCCTTTCATCTCTTGTTGTCATTTTCTCTCCCTGGGtccttgtggtttttcttttttcagaatcatGCATAAATGGCGTTGTGGGCTTTCTAGTCTGGCTTCATTCACTGAGCATGAtacatttgagattcatctatgtagTTGCTCAGATCAGTAgtttattgtcttttgtttctgtgtaGTATTGTATTTCCCTACAGATTACTTTTACATTCACCAATTGaaggatttttactttgcatCTAGATTTTGGCAgtatttttgttggtttattattattattattattttttgtaccagggattgaacccagaggtgcttaaccactgagcaacaatcccagcctcaCCCCACTCCACCACCAGCatccatatgttttctttttgaaaaatttttaaaattttgaaaaagagtcttactaagttgcttaatgccttgctaaattactaagttactgaggctttgaacttgccaccctcttgccttagcctcccaagccattacAGGCATGGGgaactgtgcccagccagttttgggcagttataaataaagctgctacaacAACCATTGGTGCATAGacatgtggacataagttttcatttctgtttgggTAAATTGTTAAGGGTGGCATTGCTGAGTCATAAGGTAAACATGTGTGACTTGTTAGGAAACAACTGTACCGTTTCTACTTTCTACCAATAATGaatgagaattccagttgctccacatcctcactagatTTTGACACTGTCATttgttactattctttttttgttttcaaattttagccTAATAAATGAGTAGTGGTATCTCATTAGGTCTCCAGTctgtattttcctaatgactaacaatgttgagcatattttcatgttttctcagCCATGGGTATATTGTTGGTGAAGTGTTTGCTCCAatctttttgcccatttttttttttaaatgtgttgtttTCTTACTGAGTTTCAGGAGTTCTCTATACTGGATTGAGATCTAtgttttgcaaatctttttttgCAATTCATGgcttgtcatttcattttcttcacagcATCTTCCATAGAGCAGGAGTCCTTAGTGTTGCtgtttttccagtactggagatCGAATcgggtgctcagccactgagcttcCTCCCCAGCATTCATTGTTGTTCACTCTGAATGGAACCTCATGTCCTATGTGAGGAAcagttttattgctttctttcccatctgtgtgtctttattgctttttctttgagcaTCCACGAGGTATGATAGGAGTGGGCATCTCTGCCATGGGATTCCTTTAGTATGGCATTCACTTGACTAAAGGCTCTTTCAGCAAGACTGGTGGGCAgcatcagtgggggaggggaagctacAGACCCCAAGACAGCTGAAAAGACAGAGGAGCCTCTGCTCATCACCTCCCATCCTTTGGGTCAGCCCCCCACCACTGCTATATGTGGTTCCCTCCCACCTGTGACTCCTGTGCTTGGCCCTTATtcctcagccctgtggtctgcctgTCTTCTCTCTCCAGCTTCACTCCATCATTGAGTTTGCCTGgcagccttttcccttcctccatcctgtggTTTTTCCAGCCCCAGGTCAGGCCATAGGCCAttgcccttcctcctctgctcagaatGAGGCCCTCCAAGTCCAGGATCCCCAGGTCTCAAGGGACCTAAATGTGGTCTGCACTCTAAGATTCACCAGATAGGGCTCCTTTCTGTAATTGGCAGCACTAATTTCAGGCACTGATCCCATGTTCCAACTTTCATTCCCACCATACTCCATTCCCTGACTTCAACTCCTCCTAGAGTTACTTGCTTGGTGGTTGGTGGCAAAGACTCTGGTGAAGACCACATAAGTTCAAATCACAGCTCTAGAACTGACCAGCAGGGAGACCCTTGGGTATGCTACTTAGCCCCTGGTCACTcaatttccctatctgtaaaacagggaattGTGGGTTAATTCAGGTAAACCACATAGAACAGTGGTTGGTACCAGAAAGTGCCCTATGTGCTGCTGTTACTATTACTACCATTCCTTCCCATGGTCATCTACACATGTTTGTGCCTCATCTTAAAAGCCATACAAGTCTCACCCTTAACATCCCAGGCCTCCACTCCACCAGTTGTACCTTCTGGGCCTTATTTCCTGAAAGAGTTGACCTTGTTCACTAGCTCCCCCTTCACTTCTTGGGCCAGGTCAGCCCAGACCTTGCTGTCAGGATGATGCTCTCATTAATGGCCAAAGCCAGCACACATCTTCAGACTACTCTTTCTGAACTGGACACAGCCTCTGAAACCAGAAGTATCTGTCTCAGCACTTAACTCTCTGGGCTTCTCCTTTGCATGCACCTGGGTGCTGTGATCTGGGTTGCCTACATGGTTCTCTCTGCTCTACCTGGGCCACTCCCCATGGTGCTCAGGGCCTCATGTTGCAGCTGCCCTCACCACTGAAAGTAGTCTGGCCATGCTGTTTGCAGGGTGCTTTCCATCCCCAGTGCAGTgactgttctttatttttttgctactcggtattgaacccaggggcactttaccactgagctatatccccagtccctgctactttttattgtaaatcagggtctcactgttgctgaggtctcactgttgctgaggctggtctcaaacctgcctcagtgtcccaagtcactgggattacaggtgtgtgccactgtgcctggttggaCAGAAGCATTTTTGATGCCCTAAAATATTTCTGGCTGAGGGTGCATCTCCGTGGTAGAGTGtgtacttagcatgtgcaaggccttgaattttttaatccccagcacacagagaaaagaaatctgaataaatgagtgaaccaACAAACAGAAGAATCAACATTTGGggatagaaggaaagagagaaaggaacagagagaagccTGGTGCCCTGATCCCCCAAgataaggggaagaaggagaggcaGCAGGAAGTTGGGCAGAAAATGCGGCCAGAAGATGCTGCTGGATTTGGGTCCTGTGGAGTGTGAGGGTGTTTGAGACACAGAATtggagcaggagccccaggagtggAGCCAGTGAGAGAGGCTGGTCTGGGTGCCTCAGAGCTGTTGGATTCTAGTTGTGTGTGATAGGGTTCCATGTGGGGGGAGGAAGGTATTCAAATTTACTGCTCAGTTCTTAGATATTTATTAACTATCATTCCTGAAGCATTTTctatactttatgtacaatcagTATTTTCtatacatgatatatatctaatcaaacattctttctctaagtttcaaaattctgtgattttttttaatactctgccattaattaatttatttcttctggtactagggattgaacccaggggtgctttaccaccaaagtTGCATCCCTAATTCttgctatattttgttttgagatagggtgtcactaaattgttgagggccttgctaagttgttgaggctggccttgaacttgcgatcctccagccccagaatcccaagtccctgggattccaggtgtgcaccactgcacctggtggtATACTCATTTCTTAAGTGCTGTGAACACCTTAAAGGAGGCAGAACCTCATAGAGTACAATGATTCATGTTGCTTTTTGGACATATTCCAGAGCTGTTCTGATGTGGAATCATCTTTCCTTCTGGTGGAGAAGagtgtttgaagatgaaattcttCATGCATAGGCCATCGGAGAGTTGGTGTAGATAGAAGTGCTGCTGAGCCACTTGCCATTATAACAGAGTTTTTGCTACCTAAAGCTCATGAAGTTGGGGTGAAACTCAACCTGGTCTGGAAGGAGGAGGGGTCAAGGCTGACGGATGGactcaggggaaagagaaagtagaataatGGAGAGGAGAAGCCACTCAGTGTCCAGGAAAGACATGACCTTTGAGCTTGACCTTTCCTGCTTTGTGTACTGAAGGTCTTCAGCTCAGATTTTCCTGGAAAATCTGATTTTTGACTAGGGAAATATGTCTGGCCATCCCCTGCTGCCACTGGCCTCCCAGATAGTGAAATTCAATGAaggtagatttttagaaaaaatcgAGAGGTAAGAGAGTAAAGTGGTGACACCATCTTTGGATCAGTTGAGCAGAACAGCACTAGAAAGATCTTAAAAGGTACCTGGAAGGATGAGGTGAGAGGACAGGTGTGGCCAATAGAGACAGAGCAAGGATCCTGCAAAGGGAGGCACAAGGGGATGAGgagccctgagaaggcaggagaggtgggtgcTGGGTCAGCACTGTCTGTGGGGAGCTGCTCACAAGTGGGTTGAGGAAGGTCACTCTTCCTAGGAGCCTGggaaggcaggaggccctgggtcacTCTTAGAGCCTTGCCACGGGCCCAGGTTGAGCCCTGGCTTAGCTGACCAACTTAGCAAGGGTCACTGGGAGATGGCCTTGCCGAGTCCTGCTGATTCTGAGCTCCTGTTCCCTTCTTCATCTCCCTCCAGCACGATAACCCTTATAACCAGGGCTGCACAAGGAATTTCTACATCACGCTATGTGCATCCTTGGGACCCAAGTGAGTTGGTAAACCAAGGGCTCAAGTGGTGGACCCtggggctggtggggtggggtgaagcTGGGTCTATTTCCCTGGTCTCTGTCCGCAGCTCCCAGGCCTTAACActtcctgttcctttcctttgggGTTTTCTCCAGGGCACTCTGGGAGTTTCTGGgaatttcactcttccttggtGTTGTAGGTTTTTGCCCCAAGATATGTGGTAGAGGGGAATGGCAGCCTGGATAAGGCTCCTGGATgagagccctgggctctgtgcttTCCCAGCTGAGGGGTGAGTGTGGTCAGGGAGACCAGGCCAAGGTGGGTAGTGACTCCTTGCATTTGGCCTGTTGCTTCCCAGGTACATGTCTGAGGCTGTTTGCCTTCAGATGGAGCAGGACACCAACTGGAGGCCAACCTGACATCATAAAGACCTCCTTGGGCCCAGGTCTGCAACTCAGGCCCCCCCAAGGTAAGTCTGCACCTTTATAGAAGGTAAGGAGTATCAGGTGAGCTTTGAAACATGGGGGTCTGAGGTTGCACATGTATTGGGGGAAGCCCCCGATGTTGGGCTGGCCCTGAAGCTGAAGCCCTTGGAGCCTAAGAAGTGAGATTATGGACCTGGAGGGTGCAGGGTCCAGGTCACAGGGCTTCAGAGCACACCCAGGTGTTCctggatagagaaagagaaaagactgcACTGCTAATTAGCTGGTTGGCCTTGGGACAGTCCCTTACCTTCCTCAGCCGTTAATGAGGTCTGAGACTAGTCCAGTAGCTTATAATGTTTTAaaggagattctttttttttgtaatttaatttaaatttttactcagtCCCATGTGAAACAGATGGAATGGAGCATTAGGAGTGCAGTGGGCTGGGTATCCCCCAGTGCCCCCCAAGGGCCCTTGCAATGACTTGTGGTACCAACCCTCTCCTTTTTCCTGCCTCCAAGAGCTGAGGGAGTTGACTGTGAGCAGTGGGGTGGAGGTTAGGGAGAGAGCCCCCAGGTACTGACTCTGTGTTTATCTTCCCATCAGCCCAGTGCTACAACATCCCACCAGGTGATGCCAGGATGTGAGCCCTACACGGAGGTCTTGCGGGCCTGAGCCCCCCCACTCAATCCCCTGTTGGGGGTGCCATGACCTCCACAGTTATCTAatccttataaaatatattttttgttgctttttatggCTTCTCTGCCTGTTTACTCTACGTTCATAGAAGCGTGTTTCTCTGTGGGTGTGGGGAGGCTATGAAGGCTGGCAGGCTGGGACAGAGCCCTCCTGGAAGGGGAGAAGATCCTTGCTCTCTGGAGACCCAAGCTCAGGAACCAATACTGTCTGGctttttgaccttgggcaagacactTAGCATTTCTCTCATCCTTAAAATATGGCAACAGTAATAATCACAGTGGCTGACCTGGCTGGCTTCCtggcaagggctggagatgagaggagagaaaactgACCAGCCTGGATAATACCAAGTGCACCTCAAACTACTCCACAAAATAGAAATGGAACTTATTTATTAGTAgttctaattgtgtgtgtgtgtgtgtgtgtgtgtgagagagagagagagagagagagagagagagagagagagagagagagagagagagagagagagagattgattgtgtgtggtactgaggatcaaatcaaacccagggctttatgcatagtaggcaagcgctccaccactgagttacatccccagcccttttttattttcagacgtgctctcactaaattggccaggctggcctccaacttgtggtcccctgtctcagcctcccccatAGCCTCCCAAGTTACAGGAGTTAACTGCCATGACTATCTTAGGGTTTTCTATATACAAGATCTTTCCACCTGCaagtaatttcttctttctttctcacctggatattaaatatttttcttgcctaatttctgtggctgaaacttttaataaatataagatttttcaTTAATGCCCTTCATAAGGTTGAGAAAATTACCTtttatctctgtgtgtgtcttttttaattatggaaaggtattagattttgtcaaatgctttttctgcaccaaATGATCatgtatgatatttttcttccacTATTAATGTGGTGTACTACAAATTGACATTTTCTCCAAGTTTTAGTGTTTAATAATTAATAGCTTGACTGACCAGGTCCAAGACACAAAGATATACACTATGTTCAAGAAACTGGGGGGAAATTACTCTATAAACTATGTGATAAGAATGGGCATTATAATATAAAACCTTTCAACACATAGTAGTTAGCTGCAGGAAACCATGTTTAGCTTAGGAAAATGGTATTCCAAATTTCAGTGTAAACTACTAGCAAACTTCAATTCCTTTGTGTGGCAActatcatttctgttttcaaactctTTCACCCCAGCCTGCTTTTTAAGGTCTGGagtatttttttcccaatcaCAAGTGTGATTACCAATAGTGTCGATTCTTACAACGATCTGATGAGACACGGTCTGACATGTATCTTGCATTCATTGCACCACCAAGGTGATCCTGCATGATGCTGGAGTCAGTCTTGGCCATCTCCCCAGTTTCCAGTTTGGTAATGATGTCTCAAACTATCACCTATAAAACATCTTTTGGGGGGaatgtactagggatttaaccagGGGATGATTTATCACTGAGATttgtccccagtcctatttattttttattgagtttcagggtcccactaagttgctgaggacctgaCTAagctgctgagcctggcctcaaaattatggtcttcctgtctcagcctccagagttgctggaattatagacacgtgccaccatgcccagctatactctacttttaaatgttgaatcatttttgcatttcttggATAAATCCCAGTGGCAatgatacataatatttttaatatgctgctGAATTTAGGTTGTTaaggttttctaaaatatttattttttagttgtagttgaacacaatacctttatttcattaatttatttttttgtgtgtgtgatgctgaggatcgaacctaagggcctcgcacatgctaggcaagtactgtaccgctgagccacaatcaaAGCCCCAgttgttagatttttttaaaaaagatttctgtATTTAATACTCATAAAGGGAATTAGTCTTAGTTTTCCCCTATGATGTCTTTgtttggctttggtatcagggtaatattggtcCTGTAAAGTGAGTTGGGAattgttccttcctcttctacTTCTTGGTAGAGTTTGAGAAGGAGTAATGTCTATTTAAAgttttggtagaatttaccagGGATCCCATAGTTTTCTTTAGAAGAGTCTACTAGTTTGTCAATCTTGTTGATTTTCCCCTTTACTACCTTTAGCTGTTTTAGACTGGATTCTAATTagttattggtttttaaaaatttaag is drawn from Urocitellus parryii isolate mUroPar1 chromosome 4, mUroPar1.hap1, whole genome shotgun sequence and contains these coding sequences:
- the LOC144254252 gene encoding palmitoyltransferase ZDHHC19-like yields the protein MTVSDDLLSPPQPPARSWLFSSLWACVTGAALVSLSTIFFTFTCRALVQNGEWVFPVASGLLCLLSLYSLISMNISDPGILHRGAFEQDPEAPYMARVNGRLYDMPWCPTCNFHRLPRTFHCESCDICVEEFDHHCSWVNNCVGHRNIRLYLLLLVSLCLYLGSVLATCVLFISRRRHMAFLDQTMTMTILVALPAGALLLPLILQLLIKAVAVGTARRPYEDQVFAPRYVVEGNGSLDKAPG